In Prochlorococcus marinus XMU1404, the sequence GATTACGGATTCGATAAGGCTAAAAAAATAGTTTCTCAAGCTATAGACTTGCAAAAAATGAATGGCAAGAAAAATAACACCATGCCTATCATATTTTCTGGAACAGGAGGATTAGCTCTTATACCCATACAAATGCTAGAAAAAGAGGATCTTAAAATTAGTTGTAAAGAAAATCAAGTTTTAATATTTAATCTAAAAAGAAAGTCATTTCAAATATTAAATGAAGCAAACTAATCGATCTTAGCAACTTCTCGATAAAGCTAAAATTACTCTATAGTTTGATAAATAATCTTGTCATAATGACTTTTGAAGCGACCTACCTCGGATCAAATGGTTGGTTTATTAAATTCAAGCGAAACAATGTAATAATTGATCCATGGCTTATGGGAGATTTAATATTTCCCCCAGGAGAATGGTTTTTCAAAGGATCATTAGAAAAAGAAATTTCAATAGATAAAGACATAGATATCATTTTGTTAACCCAAGGCTTACCTGACCACTGTCATATTCCTACATTAGAAATGTTTAGAAAGGACATTCCCATAATCTGCCCAAGAAGTGCTAATGAAATATTAGAAAAAATTGGTTTTAGTTCAATTAAAATTCTAAAGCCAACTGAAAAAACTCATCAATTTACTTTAAGTTTTGAAGCCACTGCTGGGGCTCCAGTACCACAGATAGAAAACGGATATATTGTTAGAGACGATGAAGATAACAGTTTTTATATAGAACCTCATGGTTATCTTGATGAAAATTTAGACAAACAAAATCTTGATGCAGTTATTACTCCCACAAAAAATTTAGAATTACCCATAGTAGGTTCTTTTGTAAAAGGTGCAGATGTAATACCTAAATTGATAAACAAATTTAATCCGAAATATATACTTTCAAGTACAGTTGGTGGAGATGCAAAGTATTCAGGTTTTTTAAATAAATTTATTTCAGTAAAGGAATATAAAGAAAAATTAAATTGTAATCTTATAGATTTAGAGAGTATGCAATCTATTATGATTTAAATTGATCCAAAGAAATTATCAATTTTCTAAATTGGAATCAATGTAATTTAAATTTAAAAAGGAGTCTATAAAATTCATTCAATTTTTTTTACATCAATAATTTTATTAGTTTTAAATACTAATTATTTATGTGATAATTCAAATCTTGATCTTGTTATTAGAAATAATATGAATGGTGAATTTACAATAATTAATAAGATATCTGAAATAAAACCAGGAGCATTTATAAATATTAATTGGAATAAAAAAAAGCTTATGCTCCCATACTCTCTAAGGAAAGATTACATTTCATTTACAGATAAAAAATGGGACTGGAGGTACCAATTTAATAAGGACGGATCGCCAAATATTAATAATCCTTCTTTATACGAACTACTTCCTTCTGGGGAAATTAAAACACATTTTTGTGAGTCAGAAGATATTAAGTAAACTTATATTCAAGCAAGTTATCTTAATTTTTTCAATATCTAAAAGCTGTATTAAAGATGAACAACCTAAAAAAACAAAAGGAAATATCAAGATATGTAAAAATTGAAGACTATAAAGTATTTGATTATGAAATACCTGAAGTTTTTCTGGATTTCGTAATTGAGAAAAATGCAGTTAATGTTACGACAGAACTTAAATTAGTAAAAAGAAACAAAAATACCAAAAACCTTATTCTTAATGGTACTGATATATTAATTAAAAAAATATATATAGATGACTCTCTTTTAGAAGAGAAATACTATACACAGGAAAAAAATGAGTTAAAAATTAAACATATAGATAAAAATAATGTTTCATTAAAAATTGAAGGAATAATTAAACCAAAGGAAAATTCATCTCTTTTAGGAATGTATGAGAGCAATGGAATTATAACTACACAATGCGAGGCAGAAGGATTTAGAAGGATAAGTTACCACTCTGATAGGCCTGATATTCTAAGCAAATACACTGTAAGGATTGAGGCAGACAAGAATGATTATCCTGTCATTCTTTCAAATGGGAACGTAGTAAAAAAAAATAATCTTACAGATAATCGACATGAAATAATTTGGGAAGACCCATATCCGAAACCATCCTATCTATTCGCTTTGGTGGCAGGGAAACTTAATTGTGTAAAAGACTATTTCATAACGAAATCGAATAAAAAAGTGACAATAAATATATATGTTGAGGATGGCGATGAAAAATATGTTCAACATGCAATAAGTTCTTTAAAGAAAGCGATGAGATGGGACGAGGATAAATATAACCTTGAATACGATTTATCATTATTCAATATTGTTGCGGTAAGGCACTTTAATATGGGAGCCATGGAAAATAAAAGTCTCAATATTTTTAATTCAAAACTTATACTCGCTGATTCTGAGACTACAACTGATGAAGAATTAGAAAGGATAGAGGGAGTGATCGCTCATGAATACTTCCATAACTGGACGGGGAATAGAGTGACATGTAGGGATTGGTTTCAATTATCTCTAAAAGAGGGTTTAACAGTATTCAGAGATCAACAATTTACTGCTGACCTTCATAATCATGAAATAAAGAGACTTGAGGATGCAGAATTTCTTAGAAGAAATCAATTTAGGGAGGATTCCGGCCCAACATCACACCCTGTAATGCCAGAAAAATATCAAGAAATAGACAATTTCTATACGACCACAATATATGAAAAAGGTTCTGAAATAATTCGAATGCTTAGCAATCTTTCAAAAGGCAAAACTTTTTATAAAGGATTTAGTAATTACATATCAACTTATGATGGCAAGGCAGCAACAATAGACCAATTTGTCGACAAGATATTAGGAAATAATAATGAAATCAATTCTAAACAATTTAAAGTTTGGTACAAGCAAAATGGAACGCCAAAAGTTAAATTAAAAAGAATCTGGGATCAAATAAACAAAAAACTTACAATTCAAGCAACTCAAAGTAATTCCAAAAAAAAGAACCCGTACAATAATTTACCTCTAATAATTCCTATAAATTTAGCTATATTTTGCGGAGAAAATAAAACAATAAAAAAAACATTCGTTCTAAAATCAAAAAAACAGGAATTTATCATTAATAATGTTAGATCTCATTTACAAATACCTTTAGTTACTTATTTCCGAGAATTTTCATCTCCAGTTGAGTGGGAATCAGATACAACTTTGGATGAAAAATTTCTAATTCTAAAATTTGAAACAGATTACTTTACTATATCTAATACTGTAAAAGAATTTTATAAAAATATAATTTTATGCAGATTAAAAGAAAAACCAGATTATAAATTTGAAAGCAAATTAATAAACACATTAATATCATTTATTAAAAATAAAGATATTAATTTATCACTTTTATCAGAATTACTAAGTATTCCGAATTTCGCTGAAATTGAATCAGAAACAGAAAAAATAGACCCTTTAAAAATATATAAAACTATTGACGAATTAAATTATTTATTCGGTACCAAATTAAAAAAAGAATTATATTTTAAACTACAAGAAATAGAGAAAAATCTGTATAAAATGTGGCCAGAAGGAAAACATGAAAGAAAGTTAATAGAAACTATTTGGAAACTACTCTTACACAGTAACGATGAGGACATTAAAAGTAAAATAGTTAATTACATCGATAGTAATTCAATGACACTAGCAAAAGCTGCATTGAATTCATTTAGTAGGATTAATTGCCCAGAGAGAGAAATTATATCTAATATATTCTTTAATAAATGGAGAGATAATGGCGTTGTATTGGATAGTTGGTTCTCATTCAATGCATCTTTAGAAACTGATGAAAAAACAAAAAATATAGAAAAATTATTTGAAAATAAGTTTTTTGATTCAAAATCACCAAATACATTAAGAGCGATATTAAACACTTTCGTAACTAGAAATAGTATTTTTCACGCAATGGATGGGTCTGGTTATAGATATATTGCAAAAAAGATAATTGACTTCGATAAATTAAATCCAATCGTAATTTCCCGTTTTGTGAAAGTATTTAGCCGTTACAATTATTATTCAGAACCTTACAAAAGTAATATGATAGAAACCATTAAGCATATTAAGAAAAATAAACTATCAGCAAATACTAAAGAAGTATTAGATGCAATAATGAAGTGATTTCTTGATGATATTTAAGTAAATAAAATAATAAAAATTGTAATTATAAGTAATAAAATAAATCCAAGATGTTTATTAATAAAAATATAATCAAATACATTTTTATTATTATCTTTATTCCACTTTTTATTGACATATTCATTAGTTATAAATTTATTAGGTCTGCCACAATATAAACATGTTGGGGAAGTTATTAAAATTAAATTTTTACATTGGGGGCACTTTTTTTTTTCCATAATTTTATCTTACTGAATAAAATTGAAACCAGAATCAAAAAATAAAATAAGTAATTTAATTTAATTTAATTTAATTTAATTTATATTTATTAAATTTTGAATAATTAAATATCATTGCAAAAACAAATTTGATAAAAACTATTTAAAAAAATTCAATATAATAAAAAATTAGTATTTGGTCTGAAATGTTTGCTATTGCCCTTGGAATGTCCCCTATCGAAAAAATAACTGTTGCAATATCTGCTTCGATTTTTATAGTCGCCTTTACATGGGTCTCAATTAAGGGGGATTTAAGAAAACTGGCTAATGAACTAATTGAAGATAATGAAAATAACCAGGATAATTAAAAAAAATTTTTTAACCTAGTTTGCATGCAAACTAGGATAATCGATAATATGCCTAATTTCTCTAAGAGAAGAACCATAGATTTTTTCACCATTAAAGTGAACACCAATCCATTTTTCCTTTTGATTTAAAAAATTACTTTTACTAGTATCCCCCTGGAGATAATCTTTATTATCCCAATTTAAAGCTATATCCCAACCTTTATAATTTTCTATCATTTAGAAAGAGAGAACATACTCAAATAATACTCAGAGAAACAGAGAACAAAAACAAAGGAAATAAGTATTTTTTTCGTTATTTTTATTTAATATTTATTTATTTGGAGCTGACTTTTATTCTAAGAGCAGCTTCATCAGCATTTTGTCTTGCTAAATTAATATCTTTATTTGTTGCGAGAACAACTCCCATTCTTCTGCCTTTTCTAGAAACTTGCTTCCCAAATATAAGTACTTTAGTGTTTTCGAACTCTAGTGCTTCATTAAGACCTTTATAAATAGGATTAAGATACTCTTGATCTGAAAGTATAACTCTTGTTGCTGAAGGTTCTATTAGATTTATATGTGGAATTGGTAAATTTAAAAATGCCCTTAAGTGTAATTCAAATTCATTAATGTTTTGACTAACTAATGTGACCATACCAGTATCATGAGGTCTTGGAGATAATT encodes:
- a CDS encoding MBL fold metallo-hydrolase, yielding MTFEATYLGSNGWFIKFKRNNVIIDPWLMGDLIFPPGEWFFKGSLEKEISIDKDIDIILLTQGLPDHCHIPTLEMFRKDIPIICPRSANEILEKIGFSSIKILKPTEKTHQFTLSFEATAGAPVPQIENGYIVRDDEDNSFYIEPHGYLDENLDKQNLDAVITPTKNLELPIVGSFVKGADVIPKLINKFNPKYILSSTVGGDAKYSGFLNKFISVKEYKEKLNCNLIDLESMQSIMI
- the pepN gene encoding aminopeptidase N codes for the protein MNNLKKQKEISRYVKIEDYKVFDYEIPEVFLDFVIEKNAVNVTTELKLVKRNKNTKNLILNGTDILIKKIYIDDSLLEEKYYTQEKNELKIKHIDKNNVSLKIEGIIKPKENSSLLGMYESNGIITTQCEAEGFRRISYHSDRPDILSKYTVRIEADKNDYPVILSNGNVVKKNNLTDNRHEIIWEDPYPKPSYLFALVAGKLNCVKDYFITKSNKKVTINIYVEDGDEKYVQHAISSLKKAMRWDEDKYNLEYDLSLFNIVAVRHFNMGAMENKSLNIFNSKLILADSETTTDEELERIEGVIAHEYFHNWTGNRVTCRDWFQLSLKEGLTVFRDQQFTADLHNHEIKRLEDAEFLRRNQFREDSGPTSHPVMPEKYQEIDNFYTTTIYEKGSEIIRMLSNLSKGKTFYKGFSNYISTYDGKAATIDQFVDKILGNNNEINSKQFKVWYKQNGTPKVKLKRIWDQINKKLTIQATQSNSKKKNPYNNLPLIIPINLAIFCGENKTIKKTFVLKSKKQEFIINNVRSHLQIPLVTYFREFSSPVEWESDTTLDEKFLILKFETDYFTISNTVKEFYKNIILCRLKEKPDYKFESKLINTLISFIKNKDINLSLLSELLSIPNFAEIESETEKIDPLKIYKTIDELNYLFGTKLKKELYFKLQEIEKNLYKMWPEGKHERKLIETIWKLLLHSNDEDIKSKIVNYIDSNSMTLAKAALNSFSRINCPEREIISNIFFNKWRDNGVVLDSWFSFNASLETDEKTKNIEKLFENKFFDSKSPNTLRAILNTFVTRNSIFHAMDGSGYRYIAKKIIDFDKLNPIVISRFVKVFSRYNYYSEPYKSNMIETIKHIKKNKLSANTKEVLDAIMK
- a CDS encoding photosystem II reaction centre N prot, which codes for MFAIALGMSPIEKITVAISASIFIVAFTWVSIKGDLRKLANELIEDNENNQDN